The DNA region GAAACTTGCTGTTCTAGGAACGGATTCCGCTCTGGGAAAACGAACTACGGCCTGGTTGCTTGTACATGGTTTTAGAGAAGCTGGTAAAAAAGCGGAAATAATTGGTACGGGCCAGACGGCTTGGATGCAAGGTGCAAAATATAGTATGGTAATGGACAGCTGTATCAACGACTTTGTTTCGGGAGAGATTGAACATGCTGTGGTAAGTGCGTACAAAAATGAAAGTCCAGATGTCATTGTAATTGAAGGTCAAGGTAGTCTGATGAATCCTGCCTATCCTGGTGGTTTTGAGATTTTGGCAGCTGGTAGACCTGATTATGTGGTTTTGCAACACGCCCCAAAACGAATGGAATATGATGGGTTTCCCGGTTACAAAATGCATTCTTTGGCAGAACAGATAAATGCCATTGAAGTGATTTCCGGAAAAAAAGTAATCGCTATTACCGTGAACCATGAAGAAATGAAAGAAGATGAAATACTAGAGGCTTGTAAACAAATTACATTGGAAACCAAGTTGCCTGCATTTGATGTTTTAAAATATGGCACCAAAGATTTGATAGCGTTGTTAAAGGAAAAAATTTAATGAAAATAACCAATGTATCCTACGAGAGGCTGGACCTAAAACTCTCATCGCCGTATACCATAGCGTACGAAACTATAGATAGCACGGTAAATTTTATTTTAAAAATAGAAACTGATAGCGCCCTAGTTGGCTACGGATGTGCAGCACCGGATAAACTGGTGACTGGAGAGCACCCCGCCGAAGTGGAAAGTGCACTAAAAGATATTATTATTCCCCATTTAAAGGGAAAAGACCCCTTTACCTATGCACGGGTATTGATGGAAATTAAAGCGGCATTGCCTAAAAAGTCAGCATCCTTGGCGATGGTAGATATGGCGTTACATGACCTAATTTCAAAGAAAGCGGATGTGCCTCTGTATCGATTTTTAGGAGGATATAGATTAAGCATACCAACGAGCATCACCATCGGGATTTTGCCATTGGAAGAAACCCTAAAACAGGCTCGTGACTTTGTTGATCAAGGATTTACAATTCTTAAAATTAAAGGCGGACATAACCTTGCAGAGGACATTGAAAAAATGACCTTGCTACATGAGAAATTTCCGGAGGTTACCTTTCGTTTTGATGGTAACCAAGGATATTCGGTAGTAGATTCTGTAGCTTTCGTTAAGGCTACCAGTCAAATTGGAATCGAGATTTTTGAACAACCAACAAAGCAGGAAAAGGAAGAACGATTAGGCGAGGTCATAGATCAGATCGATATTCCGTTAATGGCAGACGAGAGCTTAAAAACGTTGACGGACGTTTTTAGATTGGCACAAAACGAAAGGGTTGATATGGTTAATATTAAACTGATGAAAGTAGGCGGTATTTTTGAAGGCACGCGAATCAATTCCGTGGCAAAGTCCGCTAATATTGAAACCATGGTAGGTTGCAACGATGAATGTGCATTAGGTATTTCTGCCGGGCTTCACTTTGCGCTCTCAAGACCCAATATCAATTATGCAGATTTAGACGGACATCTAGAGGTGATGAAAGACCCGTTCAAAGATTTATTCAAACTAGAAAAAGGAATATTATACCCATCAGATGCTCCTGGTTTGGGAAAAATAAACTTTTAAAATTTATTTATCCTCATTGTTCTTTATAGATACTTCTCTGCGGAAAGGTATGAACAATGGGTCAACTTCTTTAGTCTCACCAACTACGGATTCAATTTCTCTTTTCAGGTAGTTTAAGTGGGCAATGGTCAACCTATCGGTCATTACAGGAATAGTTCTTTTAATTTTTCCCTGTAGGCTTATCAGGTTGTCCAATGCCAATGAACGAACATCCGTATTTGAGGTGTACCCCTTAGAAAGTTTTGCCAATATACCTTCTACCAAACCTTCGGCTTCATCTGGTTTGTAGAGCGTTATTAGGTTTGACACGTATGATTTTTGTAATTTTCTTCGATACGCATTTGTTTGATAAAATACGTTCATATCTCCCCAGACCAACTGATTCAAATCATCCATATAATCTTCAGGAAGATAAGGGTCTTCATTTTCATAACGCTCAGCTATAAAGGTCATACGGCTTAAACGGCTACCTCCCAAAAGGTTCATCATAACGCTTTCCATAGTCTTGGTAACCGACTCTTTTGATTGCGGAGATTGTATGGCGTTCAAAATATCATTTCGTAGCAACCACTTTGGTTCTTTAAAAATGTAATCGTTCAAAAATACCAATGCCTGCTTTTGTTTCTGCTTATCTACCGGGCGATACACTTCACCCTCCTCGCCCATAGTTTTTGGAGTAACATAAATTCCGCCTACATTTTTAGCAACGTGAAAAATATAGTCACTGTACTGCCCCACCAAATCTTTATAAATTTGGTCTAGGTTTGCATAATCATCGCTGCTTTTCTGTTGTGTCCATTTTTTTAGATACGGAGCTATTCGCTGTAGATTGAGAATACCGTACATACTGGCCTGCATGGCGTCATCACCTAAATCTTCCGTCTGGGACCTTGGGTCAAAATCACGGCCTTCACCTCCAAACCAAAGTCTGGGATTGGCAGAAACACTATCCACAACCATTTGGCTCAGCATTTCTTTTTCTTCATTCACCGACATATCATCGGCATATCTTGCGTAGCCCCATTGAATGGCCCATTTGTCATAATCGCCAATGCGTGGCATTAAATCCTCGGCAGGAATACTGTCCTCAGGTTGCGCTACGTAATTAAATCGGGCATAATCCATAATAGAACTGGTATGGCCATTCTTTTCTAGAAATTCAGCATCCCGTAGTTTTTCAACGGGAGTTGCAGAACTGGCACCCATGTTGTGCCTTAAGCCTAGCGTATGACCAACTTCATGAGAAGCCACAAAGCGAATAAGGTTTCCCATAAGTTCAGTGTCATATTCCATTTTTCTTGCACGCTCATCAACCGCACCTGCTTGAATCATGTACCAACTGTGTAACAGGCTCATAAGATTATGGTACCAGCCAATATGACTTTCTAGTATCTCTCCACTTCTTGGATCTACAATATTGGGACCGTATGCATTTTTTGAGGGTGAGGCAAAATAGCGTAAAACGGAAAAACGAGAATCTTCAAGACTCATGGATTTATCATTTTCGGGCCACGGCTTACCTATGATGGCATTTTTGAATCCTGCTTGTTCAAAAGCCACTTGCCAATCATTTATACCCTGTATAAGATAGGGCCTCCATTTTTTGGGAGTAGCAGGGTCTATGTAATAAACAATTGGTTTTTTAGGCTCCACCAATTCGCCTCGTTTCCATTTTAGGGAATCTTCGGCCTTCGGTTCTAAGCGCCACCGGTGAATGTAGGTGTTGCGGTCTACTTGCTGTTGGTCGTCTCCATATTCCAAATAGGAACTGGCAAAATACCCTACACGGGCATCGTATAGCCGTTTTTGCATGGGCACTTCCGGAAGTAAAATAAAAGAATTATTAATTTCCAGCGTAACTACACCAGCTAAAACAGCAGCGGGAAGTTCTTTTCTTTTGTCAGAACTAGCCCGGGCTTTATAGGTTTTTACCGTTTTTATTTCAGTATTGACAGGAAAGGAATTTATTTCCTTAATATAGGATTTGTCCTTTTCTAAAGAGATTAGTTTATAATCGTTCTTTTGGTCACCACTAAGAGCTAATAGCGGGTTCTCTCCATTTATAAAATCAGTAACCTCTATAACATGGGATTGTTTGTCCTCGTTGGTAGCTTTAATTTCAAAAGCTTCAAGAATAGGGGTTATATTAGAATTGTTGACCGCTTTGGATATGGCGTCTTCTTCACTTGCTGAACTCACTAATGTAGCAATGCGAAGAAAAATGTTATTGGAGGGACCTTTTTCAAAAGTTATAGTGTTTTCCGAAATTTTTTCGCCACCGTAATTACCAGCACCGGAGGGTGTTTTTATAAAACGTGTGACTACCAGCATTTCACGATTGAAAAGGCTATCGGGTATTTCAAAATAGTACTTATCTCCTATTTTATGAACATCAAAAAGACCGCTATTGGATACGGCTTCGCTTGTAATTAATCTGTCATACGCTTTTGCACTGGTTGATGCTAGACTTTCGACCTTGCCATTTTTGTTCGATTTTCGGGCTATGCCAATTGTACTGCAAGATGCAGCCAACAATAGCAACCCTATATATGTTAAAAGTTGTTTCATTGATATAAAATTTACCGATCCTATAATTTGGGATTACAGGTGATTATCGGTGTTCGCCCCTTAAAATGTACCCGTGATGGGTCTTTGTATAATTAGCGAACGCCTCAGTTCTTACTTTAGTATGGTTTTGGCTGGGTCTTCTTTGTTTTTAACAAAAAAAATGTACTGACCTTTAGTGGCTTACGCCTGTAATTATAGATATATACGGCAGTTTTAGCAAAAAAGACGAGTTTAAGATACAATTCTGATGTTTCTAATTCAACCAATTAAGAAAAAAATAGGAAAACCAAAATCCTTTGTAAGAATAACCTACGGCAAAGCGGTGATTTTATTATCTAATTAAAATCATAATAGCACCGAGTGCTGTTAACACCAGAATCATCTTTCGATAAAAATCCTCTTTAATAATTTTTACTAGGCGAATACCTAGAAAAACCCCAAGAATAATCCCGGGAATCAACTTTAAATCAAAAAGAAGGGTTTCAACCGTTATGGTTTCCCAAACAAAAATATGTAAGGGTAATTTTAGCACATTAATAATCAGAAACAACCAAGCAGCAGTTCCAATGAATTCATTTTTGGAAACGCGCATGGCCAAGAAGTAAATATTGCTAAAAGCACCTCCTAGGTTACCAATCATGGTAGTGATACCGGCAATGGTGCCAACCAGACCCGCAAACAACCAATGTGTGGGTACAGCTTGTGATTTTCGTCTGTCCCACCAATACATCATTACCACGCTAACTAGAATTATAATGGCCATGGCAATTTTAAACACACTTTCATCTAAATCATTTCCAATAAGTACACCGCAGGTAATCCCAACTAAAATCCACGGTAAAAATTTTACGATATGGGCCCAATTAGCATGACGGTTATAGTAAATTACTGCAAAAATGTCGCCTACGACCAATAACGGCACAACGATACCCGTAGATGCCTTTGCGGTAAAAGCCAGTGCCATAAGAGTAACGTTCACAATTGCAATTCCTTTAATACCAGCCTTTGAGAGTCCAATAACTGTAGCGGCCGTAAACGCAAGGGCCCAAGCGGTAAGCGTAATGTCAAAAGAAGTAGATAAAAACACAGAAAGAGGTTTGGTTGTCAAACAGCAAAAGTATCCTAAAAAATAATATCTTTAAAGGCTAATCCCAAAACCAACGGCTCTTAATGGAATTATCTACTCTAGATTACAGTTTTATCATTGTTTTTTTCTCCATAGTCCTAGGTATAGGGTTTTATGTTTCTAAAAAGTCTGGAAAGAACTCCTCGGAATTTTTTCTTTCGGGGAGGACTATGCCATGGTGGTTGTTGGGACTTTCTATGGTAGCCACAACTTTTTCTACGGATACGCCTAATTTGGTTACGGATATTGTTAGAACCAATGGGGTGTCCGGTAACTGGGTTTGGTGGGCATTTTTAATAACAGGTCTTTTAACCGTTTTTGTCTATGCTAAACTTTGGCGTAAATCTAACGTAAATACAGATTTAGAGTTTTATGAGATGCGTTATGGTGGTGCTCCTGCTAGCTTTTTAAGAAAGTTCAGGGCTATTTATTTAGGAGCGCTTTTCAACATTATTACCATGGCCTCCGTAACCTTGGCAGCAATTAAAATAGGCGGAATCATGTTGGGCCTTGAGCCTTGGGAAACTGTGGTTGGTGCAGGGCTGATTACGGTTACGTTTAGTGCTTTAGGTGGATTTAAAGGGGTGGTCTACACTGATTTTCTTTTGTTTTTTGTAGCTATGGCCGGTGCAATAGGAGCTGCATATTACTTGGTGAATATTCCGGAAGTAGGTGGCATTGAATCCCTAATGGCACATGATAATGTGATGAACAAACTTGATATTGTTCCTGATTTCAGCAATAGAAAAGCGCTGATTACACTTTTTATTATTCCGTTGGCCGTTCAATGGTGGAGCTCTTGGTATCCTGGTGCCGAACCAGGTGGTGGTGGCTATATTGCACAACGAATGTTGGCTGCAAAAGATGAAAACCATGCTATTGGGGCAACCTTCTTTTTTAACATCATGCATTATGCACTTAGACCATGGCCATGGATTTTAGTGGCCTTGGCATCATTGGTGGTATACCCGGATATTGCTAGTATTCAAGAGGCTTTCCCAAATATTGCGGAAGATAAATTAGGCCATGATCTGGCATATTCCGCTATGTTGACCAAATTGCCCAGCGGACTTCTAGGCGTTGTTTTGGCTTCGTTGATCGCTGCGTATATGAGTACGATTTCAACGCAATTGAACTGGGGTTCATCTTATATTGTATTTGATTTTTATAAGCAACAGGTAAACCCTAATGCTACAGAAAAACAAATGGTTGCTGTGGGTAGAATTTCCACGGTAGTGCTTATGATTTTAAGTGCAGGTTTGGCGTTGGCACTGGAAAATGCACTTCAGATATTTGATATACTGTTGACTTTTGGTGCGGGTACCGGACTCATTTTTATCTTAAGGTGGTTCTGGTGGCGAATTAATGCATGGAGCGAAATTACGGCTATGTTCGCTTCAGGAGTTATATCCATTTTACTAAAAACAACAGCTTTAGGGTCTTTTCTTTTTGCAGAAACAACAGGAGTTTTTCCAGATTGGTCAGAGTATCCTTTTGTAGTAGTACTTACTTCTGCAATTTGGTTGACGGCCACATTCATGACGCAACCGGAATCTAAAGAGACCCTCCGTTCTTTTTATAAGCGTATTCAACCGGGTGGTCCTGGTTGGTCCAAAGTGGTTGATGAAGCCAGTGCAGACGGAGAAAAAATAAAGAAAGATGATGAAAAATGGAGTGTGCCGCAAGGTATTAGCGCAATGCTTCTGGGTTGTGTGCTTATTTATACCATTATGTTCGCTACCGGATATTGGATTTACGGCAGAACCGAAGCGGCATTATTGCTTACGGGAATAGCTATTGTCTCAGGTCTCCTTCTCATACGAGCTTGGAATAAAATGAAAGAAAATATTTTATAGCAAATAAGCATGTTAAGCACTCTTATTCTCCGGGTTCTAGAATAATTTGTAAAACCTCATTATCATTGATTTCAACTATTGAAGTTGCTTTAACTTGGTTTTTGTTACCCTCTGAATCATACGTGTAGGATTTAAACGAAACTTGTTCTCCATCCTCAAATACTGCTATTTGATAGATAGTACGCGGTCCTTGTTCTAATTCCGTTAGGCTGTATCCGTTTAGACTCTGGCCATATTCCTTTTCTGAACCCGTACCATGTCTTAATTTAAAGGTTACATAGTCTGCTGAAAATCCGGTTGAATTGGCAAAAGAAATTCCGGTATCGGTAGAAATTTGTGCTTCACCGCTCACTAGGGTTGTCTCTTCTTCGTCTTTTGAACAGCTCACTGAAACTATCAGGGCTACACTGCAAAGTAGGTATACAATGTGTTTTTTCATAACTCAATTTTTTTAGGAGGATTTGGGATCTCCTGATTTGGGAAAGTGTAGTTTCCTAACACCTTATGAATCAACGTCTGTTAGGTTGGGTTATTGTATTAAATCGTTGTTCGGTAGTCAATATTGAGAAAGGGAAAGTTCTACAAAGTAGAGCATACCAATTAGAGAAAACCTACGTTATAAATTATCCAAACCTTTTTCAAATTGACCTACACATGAGATTTTATCGTCTTCTATTAGTGGCTTTTGTCTTTTCGGCGTTATGTGTCCAAGCACAAGAAAACAAGAAAATTGACCCCTATTGGCAACTTCTTTTAAAGAACCAGAGACAAGAGGCGCAAGCTAAATTTCAGAAAAAAAACAAAGGAGGTTTGTCAGGCTTACTAACCGCAGAAATCATTGCCAATGAGAACGGAATGTTCAACTCTCCGGAAGGGTTTGTCAACGATGTAATTTCTCAGAAAGATTTTGAGTATTACTTGTATGCTTTGTGGAACAATAGTTTCTTTTTTGATTCTTATCTCAGTTCGGGATTCAACAAAAAAAATATAGCAAACGTTAATAGTATACCTCTCGCCTCAATTAAGAATACAACGGTAAAAGAATCGCTTCGGTATTTAAAATCAGCGGTAGCCCAACACTCAGATGATTGGAAAACGTATAATCAACTTAATAACGCTATTCCAGCCATTAAAGCATGGCAATTCTGTGGTAGTTTTGAGAACTTAAATGGTAGTGGTTTGGCTACTGAATATGCTCCGGAGAAGAATGTAGCTTCTAAAACTAATTTTAACGCCAACAGTAATGGATTTATTAATTGGTACGAACAGAAAGGAAGAGAGACGGAAGCATATCAATACTATTCCAACCATTCAGAATATGGTGGTGGCGTTAATTACGCGCAGACTTTTATCACCAATCCAACGGCAAGAAAAGCGGTTGTGCGTTTAGGAAGTTCTTCTTTTGCTAAAGTTTGGTTAAACGATGTGTTGATTTATGAAAACACAAACGATGGCATAACCGATTTAGATGCGTATAACGTACTTGTAAATCTTCCTGCCGGAACTAACAGGCTTTTGGTTAAAAGTGCCGATCAAAGCGGAATAGCCTATTTTATTGTCAGAATTACTGACGAAGAAGGCAATGCTTTTAACGACTTAAAATATAGCGCAGCGCCAAGTACATATCAAAAAAGTTCTTTGGCAAAGATTGCTCCTAAGGAACTTCCACATGCTGTTGAGGCATTTTTTCAGAACAAATTAAAGCAAGATCCAAACAACTTCTTTAATACGGTTTGTTTGGTAAGTGCCTATTTAAGAAATTCAAAATTTAACGAGGCCAAAGCAATTTTACAGCCTTGGATAGAAGTCTATCCTGAAAGTTCCTTTTTGAGAAAATATCTTATTGAGTGCTACACCAAAGAAAAGGATTATACGTCGGCAAAAGAATTGCAAAAGAATATTGAAAGTGATGATGAGAAATACTATTTATCATACATCTATCGCTTTGAAGATTCAAGAGAACTTTTTAAACTGCCATTACCGGAGTTTGAAGCTTTTGTAGAAGAATTTTCAGCTTCGACGGATATGGATATTCTAAAACAATCGGCAAAATTACTACTTCATATAAGACAAGAAGATAAGTCGGCCGTAAAGGAAACGTTGCGCATAATTACAGAAGAGTACAAGGACCAACTGAGTATTCTCAAAGTATACCTTAATATTTATTCGGCCTATTTAAATGAGGATGATAGGGCTATTGCAATCCTAGAGGATATAGATAAAAACTATTTTGATTACAGTGCGTTAAAGTCGCTTGCTAGTTTCTATAACAAACAGGATAGGAAGGAAGAAGCTCTGGCGCTTTTTGAAAAGCGGTATAATTTAGTGGACCATGATAACATCTACCTATCAGATTATATAGCGTACCAACATGAATATAAAAAGTATGAAGAGTCTCTGCCATATATAGATGAGATGCTTAAGAACTTCCCCTATTCGTTTGTGGCTATGGAATTAAAAGGTACTGCTCTTGAGCAATCCGGACGTAAAAAAGAGGCCTTGGTTTGGTATGAAAAATCATTGAAGCACAATGGGGCTAATTCCGCTTTGCGAAAAAAAATAGACGATTTATCCAAAGGTAAGGATTATCTAGAAGATTTGGCAACACCGGATATATATGAGTTTATGGCCAAAACCCGTAATAAAGGCGTGAAGGGCAACTATGGGTATAATTATTTTTTAGATGAAAGTTTGCTTCAACTGTATCCAGAAGGTGGTGGAAAATCTCGGACGCGTTACGTGGTTGAAATTACTAGCGATAGTGGTATAGAATCTTTAAAGGAAGTAAATCTGGGCCTTAGTGGCAACTATCACATTAGAAAATCTGAAATTGTCAAGCCTAATAAAAAGATAGTTCCTGCTTCTAAAAGTGGTTCCAGTATCGTTTTCAATAATTTAGAAATAGGTGATATTATATATGTGGACTACGAAAGCAGTTATTCTAGTAGCGGACGATTTTACAAGGACCATGTAGACTATTTTCAGTTTGATTCTTTTCACCCTATACACAAAAACACATTAAAAATTTTAGTGCCCAATGGTAAGGAATTCACCACTAAAACGCTCAACGGTGAGGTGAAGTATCAAAAGCGAAACATAGATGATTATGTATATCACCAGTGGGAAAGCATTGACCAAAAAGAAATGACCCCAGAAGAAAACTATATGCCAAGCCTTAGTGATGTGGCCAGTTATGTGCATGTGAGCACCATAGGTTCTTGGGATGATATTGCCAATTGGTATTCAGATTTGGTACGCCCGCAGATTGTCATTAATTCGGATGTTCAGGAAGCGTTCAAATCAATTTTTCCTTTGGGGAGCGATGCATTTTCAGAAGACGAGAAAGCATCCAAAATCTATTATTATATCATGGAGAACTTTAGCTATAGCCATGTAGGCTTTAGGCAAAGTGGTTTTGTTCCGCAAAGACCATCAAAAACCATAAAATCCAAATTGGGCGATTGTAAAGATTTTTCAACCTTGTATGTAACCTTAGCTCAAATGGCCGGTTTAAAATCGCATTTGGTTTTAGTGCTTACTTCAGATTATGGCGAAAGTACAATGGTACTTCCTAGTCAAGATTTTAATCATTGTATTGCCAAAGTATTCATAGATGGCAAACCCCAGTATTTGGAATTAACGGATAATAATATGCCATACAAATCCATACCTACAAGTTTGGAAAGTGCTACCGCTCTGGATATCCCTAACAAATGGTTGAAAGGCGTTCAAAAAGGTATTTATAAATTAAAGGATATAGATCATACCGCCACCGTCTTGGAAAGCAATATGGAGTATGTTATTGGAGAAGGTTCACATCAGTTACAAATAGAGTCTGTTTTAAGCGGAAGTATCAATTCTCATTACGCAGCTATTTTTAAGGAGAACAATTATGAGGTGGTAAAAAAGAGCATTACGGACGATTTTAAAAGTAGAATTTCTGAGGATTTTACTTTTGACAGTATTCGCAATATTGAATACGAACTTCGTTCGCCCGTCCTAAAATACACATCAGATTTAACCGTAAACGAAAAGTTAGACGAGATTGGAAGCATGCGGGTATTCCGTATTCCAGCGGTAAACAATGCATATAACACATCAATCATTCAAGATGATGAACGTGCCTACCCAATTGATTATTTGTTATACGAAAATGCAGATGTCTATAAGTCTAGCTATGTTATCAAATTAAAAGAAGGAGAGCGTTTTGTTGAAATTCCTGAAAGTGCTGATTACAGCTTCAATAAACATTCTTTTAAGATTGATTATGAGTTGGCAAAAGAAAATGAGTTGCATATTAAAATTGTAGCGAAAACTTCAAAAGAACGTATCGCCGCAGAAGATTACAACGGTTTTAAAGCATATGTAAAAGCAGCCCTAGATGCTAAGCAACAGCTAATCGGTTTTAAGAAAAAGAAAAAAGAAACTAAAGTTAGCTTTTCAGGCAAAAAGTGATTTACGCCTTATTCTGGTAAGACATTAACTTTGCTACATATTTGCCAATAACATCAAACTCAAGGTTTACCGTTGTACCAATTTGGTATGATTTAAAACGTGTGTGTTCGTAGGTGTATGGAATAATGGCAACGCTGAAGCTATTCTTTTCTGAATTTACTACCGTAAGGCTTGTACCATCTATAGTTATAGAACCTTTTTCAATAGTAGGATTTCCGGTGCCCGCATCATATTTAAAGGTGAAAAACCAGCTGCCGTCTTTTTCCTCAATAGCTTTGCAAACTCCTGTTTGGTCCACATGGCCTTGAACAATATGCCCATCTAAGCGGGAACCAAGAATCATGGCGCGCTCCAAGTTTACGCTTTCACCTTCTTTTAGTTCATCTAGATTGGTCTTCTGTAAAGTTTCGTCAATGGCCGTTACCGTATAGGTGTCTTCATCTAATGAAACCACGGTAAGGCAAACACCATTGTGCGATACGCTCTGATCGATTTTTAATTCTGGCGTTAGCGAGGATTTCACTGTAATATGAAGGTTGCTACCATCTTGTTCTAATTGCTGTATTTCGCCCAAAGTTTCGATAATGCCCGTAAACATGTTCCGTTAAATTTAAGTAGTTTTGTACCTTAGATTGATAGAGATTGTTTTGACAATATCTCTAGGGCAAAGGTAAAGAATAAGATGCAGGAAGAAGGAAAAATTAAACTAGGTATTTCAATAGGCGATTTAAACGGAATAGGTTGCGAGGTTGTTCTCAAAACCTTTGAAGATGCTCGCATGCTAGATTTTTGTACGCCGATTATATTTGCATCCAACAAAACTATTTCTTTTCAAAAAAAGGAATTGGGTCTAGATATCAATTACCATGGTATTACAGATGCTTCAAAAGCGGTAGACGGTAAAATAAACGTGGTTAATGTTTGGAAAGAAATTCCCAAGACCAAGTTTGGAGAAGCTACTGAAGAAGGCGGAAAATATGCGATAAAATCGCTAAGAGCTGCCGTTGATGCTCTTAAAAATGATACCATAGATGCTTTGGTAACGGCACCTATCAATAAAAATAACATTCAGGCGGAAGATTTTAAATTTCCGGGCCACACGGATTTCTTGGCGCAAGAACTAGAGGGAGAAAGTCTAATGTTCATGGTTACGGATGACCTTAAAGTGGGCTTGTTAACTGATCACGTTGCGGTAAAAGATGCTCCGGCAGCCATAAATGCAATATTGATCAGAAACAAAGTACGGACCATAGAAAAATCCTTACAAATGGATTTTGGTATACGTGCCCCCAAAGTAGCATTGTTGGGTATTAATCCGCATAGCGGAGATAATGGTATTATAGGCAAGGAAGATGATGAGATTTTAAAACCTGTTATCAAAGAAATGTCAGAGGCCGGTCATTTGGTTTTTGGGCCTTATTCCGCAGATAGCTTTTTTGGTTCTGATGCCTATAAAAATTTCGATGCTATTTTAGCCGCTTATCACGATCAAGGGCTTATACCTTTTAAGACCCTTTCATTTGGTAAAGGTGTTAACTATACCGCAGGGTTATCTAAAGTGAGAACATCCCCAGACCATGGAACAGCTTATGAAATAGCAGGAAAAGGCAAGGCAGATCATAGTTCTTTTAAAGAAGCGGTCTTTACGGCATTGCATATTTTTAAGAATAGAAAAGAATACCAAGAACTTACTGAAAACCCTTTACAGAAGCAGCGTGTAAGGCGTTAGAGGGGCGTTTTTGGGGTGCTGAAACGTGTTATTTTTGAGAATTGGTCTAAAAGATAGTCGAACTTATTGAATTCCAATTAAAAAAGGGTTGTAAGTTTATTAAATAATAGTATCTTTGCACCCGCCTTTAATCGGGCGGTGTATTAAAATAGTGTTGAAAT from Zobellia alginiliquefaciens includes:
- a CDS encoding DUF1611 domain-containing protein; the protein is MKNSIDGNALVYCQGAFNTPNGKTAHGLVRFTERYDVVGVIDENYAGRDAGEVLDGKPNGIPVFANMDQAVETLNVSGNTPKSLVIGLAPDGGRLPQEAKATIAKALEMGWNVDSGLHDFLTNDETLMQIATKNGCRIRDVRKTPDRDKLHFFTGEIEKVDCLKLAVLGTDSALGKRTTAWLLVHGFREAGKKAEIIGTGQTAWMQGAKYSMVMDSCINDFVSGEIEHAVVSAYKNESPDVIVIEGQGSLMNPAYPGGFEILAAGRPDYVVLQHAPKRMEYDGFPGYKMHSLAEQINAIEVISGKKVIAITVNHEEMKEDEILEACKQITLETKLPAFDVLKYGTKDLIALLKEKI
- a CDS encoding mandelate racemase/muconate lactonizing enzyme family protein — translated: MKITNVSYERLDLKLSSPYTIAYETIDSTVNFILKIETDSALVGYGCAAPDKLVTGEHPAEVESALKDIIIPHLKGKDPFTYARVLMEIKAALPKKSASLAMVDMALHDLISKKADVPLYRFLGGYRLSIPTSITIGILPLEETLKQARDFVDQGFTILKIKGGHNLAEDIEKMTLLHEKFPEVTFRFDGNQGYSVVDSVAFVKATSQIGIEIFEQPTKQEKEERLGEVIDQIDIPLMADESLKTLTDVFRLAQNERVDMVNIKLMKVGGIFEGTRINSVAKSANIETMVGCNDECALGISAGLHFALSRPNINYADLDGHLEVMKDPFKDLFKLEKGILYPSDAPGLGKINF
- a CDS encoding zinc-dependent metalloprotease gives rise to the protein MKQLLTYIGLLLLAASCSTIGIARKSNKNGKVESLASTSAKAYDRLITSEAVSNSGLFDVHKIGDKYYFEIPDSLFNREMLVVTRFIKTPSGAGNYGGEKISENTITFEKGPSNNIFLRIATLVSSASEEDAISKAVNNSNITPILEAFEIKATNEDKQSHVIEVTDFINGENPLLALSGDQKNDYKLISLEKDKSYIKEINSFPVNTEIKTVKTYKARASSDKRKELPAAVLAGVVTLEINNSFILLPEVPMQKRLYDARVGYFASSYLEYGDDQQQVDRNTYIHRWRLEPKAEDSLKWKRGELVEPKKPIVYYIDPATPKKWRPYLIQGINDWQVAFEQAGFKNAIIGKPWPENDKSMSLEDSRFSVLRYFASPSKNAYGPNIVDPRSGEILESHIGWYHNLMSLLHSWYMIQAGAVDERARKMEYDTELMGNLIRFVASHEVGHTLGLRHNMGASSATPVEKLRDAEFLEKNGHTSSIMDYARFNYVAQPEDSIPAEDLMPRIGDYDKWAIQWGYARYADDMSVNEEKEMLSQMVVDSVSANPRLWFGGEGRDFDPRSQTEDLGDDAMQASMYGILNLQRIAPYLKKWTQQKSSDDYANLDQIYKDLVGQYSDYIFHVAKNVGGIYVTPKTMGEEGEVYRPVDKQKQKQALVFLNDYIFKEPKWLLRNDILNAIQSPQSKESVTKTMESVMMNLLGGSRLSRMTFIAERYENEDPYLPEDYMDDLNQLVWGDMNVFYQTNAYRRKLQKSYVSNLITLYKPDEAEGLVEGILAKLSKGYTSNTDVRSLALDNLISLQGKIKRTIPVMTDRLTIAHLNYLKREIESVVGETKEVDPLFIPFRREVSIKNNEDK
- a CDS encoding sulfite exporter TauE/SafE family protein, encoding MFLSTSFDITLTAWALAFTAATVIGLSKAGIKGIAIVNVTLMALAFTAKASTGIVVPLLVVGDIFAVIYYNRHANWAHIVKFLPWILVGITCGVLIGNDLDESVFKIAMAIIILVSVVMMYWWDRRKSQAVPTHWLFAGLVGTIAGITTMIGNLGGAFSNIYFLAMRVSKNEFIGTAAWLFLIINVLKLPLHIFVWETITVETLLFDLKLIPGIILGVFLGIRLVKIIKEDFYRKMILVLTALGAIMILIR